The Megalobrama amblycephala isolate DHTTF-2021 linkage group LG10, ASM1881202v1, whole genome shotgun sequence DNA segment gtgaaaaactacattacccatggtGCCAATCAGAGAGTCAGAAAAAAGCAACACACACCAAAAGAGTTatgtagctccgcccactcccatgaTGCACTGTGAATGACGTAATTGAGTCGATCTAcgctctcaaaatacttaaatgtTTGTATACAGACGtgtatattttgcaataaacgtAAAATATATCgcttatatatattattaacataAATGAGTTTTCTATTTctctattgtttttttaattggattatgctgtttgcaatgcttcatgggattgcagttctttccctcactaaagtcgctaagtacactgtaaaaaatgattttcatgatttgttattacattttttcttttgtcaaatcaatttagataattaatgtggttcagataacatcatattttgagtttctgttgactaaaccaatcgccttcattgtattaactcaaatttttaatttcaatgaactcaaaatttgaaGGCAACCAGGCAACTTTTAGttaaagttaaaccaacaattcttttttaaagtgtacacgatcttgtacctttgtatttttgtctgattttcaaaaacttttttgcttcaaatcaaagtttgtagtgTTGTAGTGATTCACCTCTTAGCTTGGTTCAAGGCTTATAActctttaacaaagacttttttgaaatccctatgggagaaatgaatggaaaaaatactttcGGAACCAGCGCCACTGAAAAAGgtcactgttgcactctatagcGAAGTCCACATCAACACTACAATGCTAACAACACAGAGCAACAATATAActgccagccaatcagaatccacatGAATTTGAAGAGTCAGTTGGTGTGGACACTCACTGACAATTAATCTCGTTGTGAACAGGTCTTACTCCCATTTCATCCATCACAGTGAAAATGGAAGGTCATATCAACCGCATTAGCATTGTGGGGTACAGTAGTTTctgcaaacaaaaaacaaaaaaagtgctGCAGCAATAGTAATAGTAGTATGCTATTCCGAACCAATCTTGGAGCCAATGATGTGACATCAAGTCACTTTTTTGAACCTTTATAACGAGAAAGAAAATGGTTCTTGTTGAGAAGAGGTTCTGCAACGAACcattaaagaacctttatttttaagagcacATTGTCATTTGAGAACACGCCACCATTGAGAACATGGTTTTGAGGCTGAACGTTTATATAACATGAAGAAGCATTTGACGcacatatactgtacattctTTGACTGCACACACAGTTTGAATAGCAATGCTCCGTCAGTCGATGATTTATTCAGACAAAGCATAAACAGGGGAAGGTGACTGGTTAACCACGAAGTCCTTCACAGGGGTGGGTGAGGTGATGAGACGGACTCGACACATACGAGCCGCCTCACGGATTGTACCATGCCATTTGACTCCCGCAATAATTGGAGCACATTTTTATTCAACAGAAAGGCCTATCTATTGgggtatttcatttttttaatataatagaAAAATATCTATTCACTATTTTCACTTCTTTGAGGAACTGAATTGATTAATTTTACTGTCCTCTCAAAAGTTCTTTGAGACAAAATTAAGGCGTTAAGTTATTGTCATGAAGAAACTGGAGAACGGTTTGGCAAATGTCCCTCTATAAAGCACCCTAAAAATCAAGCTTATTTTTCTGtttccttttgtttttcttaGAGAAACGGACTGGAGCTGGAAACATCTTTGAGACAACAATTCCTTCTTTTTTTCTAGAGACCATATAGACACATTTTGAATCATCTGTCAGTAAGGGAAAAAAGATAGCGGTTTAGTGTTTTCCCTCCGTAGGATATCTAAAATCAAATAGACGgcaaaaaatcattttactAATTGATATTTTTATCTTGTATtccagtaaaatatccaaatatgAGAAGCAAAATTGCATAAAGTTctgggtatacttcattttccgCGTTCCACTTTGTCTTCCGCCCTTGGCCATGAGCGTGAAAAGATTGGTGCGTGTGCACTATCCAGTGGACTTTGCTAAAGTCATTCACACATACGCTGTTGTACGTGCACCGTCTGCGCGGACACAAAAATCGGCGACCGGACCGCTGCGCAATGCCGACgactgaagtatactttgggcttaaaggattagttcactttcaaattaaaatatcttcataatATACTCAcctctttcttcagtcgaaaagaaattaaggtttttgatgaaaacattccaggatttttctccatatagtggacttcactggagcccaaacggttgaaggtcaaaattacagtttcagtgcagcttcaaaacgttctacacgatcccagatgaggaataagggtcttatctagagaaaccatcgctcattttcttaaaaaaaaaaaaataaaaaaaatataagatttaacaataaatgctcatcttgaactagctctcttctttttcttctctatttgaattccagcagtgtagacactgctaagtgtattactgccctccacaggtcaaagtttcaactaattgttatatacttgcactagcatattgtatatgtcaatttagttcaaactttgacctgtggagggcagtaatacacttagcagcatctacactgctggaattcaaatagagaagaaaaagaagagagctagttcaagatgagcagtTATGgctaaaatgtataaaattttaaaacattttttttttagaaaatgagcaatggtttctctagataagacccttatttctcatctgggatcggtATATACTGTAACTTtcaccttcaactgtttgggctccattaaagtccactatgTGGAGAAAAATATACTtctttgactgaagaaagaaagacatgaacatcttggatgacatgggggtgagtaaaatatcaggaaattttaatttgaacatgaagtaatcctttaaaaaaTCCTTTCCTTTTTTCATATTGACTTGTTTTCCATTTCCATTCCTTATCCCATTGGCAAATAGGCATTTGcattttttcttcttgttttaaaTCTAATATgaggtttatttttaaatcaatagaaaattataatacattgataaaaaaataagctAAAATCCAACCAAATTCAGAATACccaattttgcttctcaagtaaatcaAGTAATTTGTTGCGAGGATATTTAGATTGTTTTTCAAAGacaaaaatgttgattaaaaGAACGATTTTTTTGCCGTTTAAGTGGCGTGGACTCGCTAGAAACTCCTCTTTCTCCGTCATGGCTGTGCTTTTTTGCCCACAGACTGataatttctctctctttttttttttttttttttctccctttgGCTGGTGATTCAATTGACCGcgaaaaataaatatgacaaaaataatcttTGGGTATCAAATACGCATCAACTCAAAAGCCACCCTCGCATCCAAAATAAGTCAACTCTATGAGGAAAACGTCCGTTATCTGAAGCACAGCCGTGGCTGTCGAAGGTGATTACAATAATTCGATTTGAAACATATACATATGAGTATACAGTATTTACATATACTCTGGATGCAGCTTATGTAAATTTGGCTTaaatataataacaacaatactATGCTGTGATACAATGTTATCATTCCTTTACAACACGCACGCAGGCATCGACACACGCTCTCCCACAAACACACTACAAATGGACGCTTCCAACTACAGGTTTAGTGTCTCGAGCTAATCTCTTTGTTATTGTTCTGAATGGTTAAAGGGCTTGGGATACAAATGCCAGTTTATGCAAGGACCTGTTCAGGAAGAGTAAACAGCTAATTCCTCCCTTTGCTGGCCACGAACGCAAAACCGAAACAAGCTATTCAAGTTCTTGAAAAGTCAAATCAgtgtaaaaaatataaagtaCCTGCATAAGTAATGCATGACATGAAGGCTCCAGGAGCCACCTGACAAAAGAGCCATTTCTTTCACAAGGAACTGAGAGAAACATCCACAACAAAAGGGAAAGAAAagaacatatacatatatatatattcatatttataaaatcaaaccaaaagagaagagattgttttTCAAGCCAGTTAAATGCACCAATTGTTTTCTGGAACCAGGAGAGACCGTGAAGTAAAAGACAGTAAAAGCTCCAACCGGGCCGCGTCGGGTTTGTCCGCTCCTGCCCTCCTCAGTGCTAGCGTTCCGAGGGGCGTGTTTAGGGATTGTTCGGGACGGGCAGGGGGTTCAGCCGACGGCCTTGTGCTTTCCTCCGCAGCAACCGCAGGCCACACCGCAGCGGTGGCACACGTGCAGCGGCGGGTAGCAGCACAGACAGGGCGCCAGCACCGACAGACCCAGCAGGGCCGTCCAGCGAAGGCAGAAACGTTCCTCGCTGGTGTCGCACGAGCACGGGTCCGAGTAGTCGCCTTCTGGGTCAGACATGCAGTGGTAGAGCATGCTGTCGGCGCACCACATGAAGCTGACCCGGTGGATGCAGGTCCGGATGGGGTCGGGGGCGTCGTGGCACTGTCCGCGTCGGTTCTCCTCGTGGTTGAACATGTCCCGGCAGTAGACGCAGCGCGAGCGCTCTCCGTCCTCTTTCCTTCGCTTGCCCTTGAGCTTGAACACCCGAGGCTGGGTGGCCACCACTTCACCGCCGCCACCGCAATGGCTTTTGAGGTCGCACTGGCTGAAGTCGGAGCTGGGCACGTAGGGGTAATTGTAGTCGTGCTTTAAGGGTTCGTTCTTAGCGATGTGAACGTATGAGTCCGAGTCCTCGGGCTGGATGAACTTGTCCGGCACGGAGGCGTATCGGTAGTCCTCGTAGCCTGTGATCAGCCAGCGCTCCCGGGGGTTGATTCGGACGATCTCCTCATCCTCAAAGGGGAAGGGGTTCCTGGAGAACTTCTAAAAGGGAAGAAGGAAACAAAGCATAAAAAGAGATGACTGTGCCTGTATGATCGTACAttgcaattcttttttttctcacaatattGAATCctgtcatttatttgaaaatgtcattttcatgttcCGTGTTCTTTTAGCTGTTACTTTATCTGATTTAGTGATATCATTTAAATATTGCTAATATTTAAAGAGGTCCTtgttatgatttcacttttttaactttagttagtgtgtaatgttgctgtttgagcattaacaacatctgcaaagttacggcactcaaagttcaatgcaaagggagatattttcttttacagaaatcgcattttaaggactacaacaaacggctggtagggactacaacatgACAAACCCCCAAATTTCCATAAACCCTGCCccgggaacacacaacaaagggggtgaggccatgttgggctgctttagagaagaggaagagttgttgtagtagagtgttgttgtcatgccgtcattttacgccggactgcttcacaaatgattgtcaattcaacactggatttgcaaaaaagattaacatgacgacacattctagtcaatgagttgaataaactccacagaaactacataaatttatccactaagaaatgtccagtttcattctaaaagttgtaacttcttcctgagtctctccatcagtgtcgactccggtttgaacaatgtaaggctgaacaccgttactgacaatcctcattttggctgcgtgagattctccagctttgttgttgttaagcaaccaaagcgcgagctgttaaagctccgccctcttctggaaagcgggctgggagcagcagctcatttgcatttaaagggacacacacaaaaacgctgtgtttttgctcacacccaaatggaggcaaatttgacaagctataataaatgatctgtggtgtattttgagctgaaacttcacagacacattctggggacatcagagtttcaattattttacatttagatcaAGGATCAAAGTTCCAGCCCATCACCACAATTTTTATTACAATTCCGCCCCCCTTTTTGTGCCTGCACTCCAGAATTCTCCTGCTAtcttaaagcggaactcagtcaGATTTGcaaagctccccctacaggttccttcagtgaatcacactgtcgtaaatactccaagcgcagctctggactacaacgactacaacgctcaccagcgcagtagttttgcaaatacagtacaagaaatctcgatggaggtgggtaattttcgaaattgtcttataaagtcataatatatacattgtttttgatttACCGTAAAGAATTTTGTCACTCTCgtgtgaacgtgaacatgaggcgagattgtgtcgggttggcgaagctcaacttgcaagtattttggcgtagacgtgccagagggggttagtgctcgcctcaaacacaccattacaagtcaattaaccatcgtaaggactcagaaaactatttatgaaggtaaaaaaagttacttagttctgctttaaaggcCCTGATATAAACTGATGTAAcgtaattttgaacaaaatcaggccaaaattatgttcatttgGAGTTCGTTTTGAGAgttcgaaacagcttgccaaagcgaactttccgGAAAAGTTCACTCCGGCTGGTAAACACCTTTGTATTACCATTGGTCCATGGCGATTATGTACTAGgtaggtgtgcgctgaggctccgccttctttgacATGGAAATCCTCTCTGGTTTATTTCTTCTGTTAATGAACACACTGGAAAGCCGCTTTATAGTAGGTTGTAATATTGATGAAATGAGACACTGGCactgtttttttgtgtggaaaAAGATCGcactttttataattatatataagcttaaaataatatatacatacacactattgttctaaagtttggggtcgttaAGGCTctatgggccctataatacacccggcgcaatgcgacacaaggcgcagcgcaagtgtgtttgctagtttgcgtccggcggcGTTCGCCTTTTCCCGTttagcgccacgtccttaaattagtaaatgcatttgcgccacttagtgcgcccatgggcgtgctggtctaaaaaagaggtgtgttcaggcgcattgccggcgcattgctattttaaggagctgaaaatagactgtgCCATAGACtgactcaaacctggtctaaagtctaaagtcaatggcgcaatatttttttgttagagcgcgttggtagaaactgcgcctctgggcgcgtccacagtgcgctttgactttgcttattacacacagggatgcgcatcacacaaacatgccaaatattaaaaacaaaaggattacagtgtaaaagaatattattgtgtaggctacataaataaaaaaatttaatgatgaatagtcattgcgtgtattagaattaggctacctattttcaattcagcctattactacttataatgatgaacgaaattggctaattaattgaacaatcgtgccaatacacacacatatatattaaatgaCTCATCGCCAACAAATTCCACCATGTAcagtaaatagcaatccgccatggcgcgagcgcatctcgctcttaaagggaatgggagatgacactctgatcggtttattgaacgttacgcccattactcattaagagaatagggacaacccatttcaaaaatgtgcCCCGGCGCAGACACAGacttccgtcgttaaaatagcaaaagtggatttggacacgccctgagtgcacctgcgccgtgcgctttacactttgcgtttagatcgttaaaatagggccctatgtGTTTGAAAGGAGTCTCTTAAGCttaccaagactgcatttatttgatcaaaaatacagtaaaaatacagtcaaatttgtatttgatgtgtgatcaaagctgaattttcagcatcattactccagtcttcagtgtcacatggctttcagaaatcattctaatatgctgatttgctgcttaagaaacatttcttattattatcaatgttgaaagttgtgatgcttaatatttttgtggaaactgttatatatttttgtttagaattctttgatgaatagaaatttcaaaagaacagcatttatttgaaatagaaatattattttgaaacaatataatgcatttactgtcacttttgatggttaatgcatccttgctgaataaaagtattaatttctttttacagACACCAAACTTTATAATGACAGTGTATACAAGTATCCCTGATCTAGatgatatattaatattcattctTTTATCCAAACATTTACTAGGCTCCAGTTTGTATTCCACGTGACGCACCTGATCCAAGCTGTAGCGCTCAGGCGGCCGGTACTGCAGAATGCAGCGACGCGGGTGAGGCTCGTAGAAGGTGGAGGTGGCCACTAGTTGTGTAGTATGCTCCTTCTTCTGAGATGAGTTTGAGGAGCTGTCGGTGGCAGTCtgaacaacaaaagaaaaaaaaaaacacaaactagTCTCAGTCTCAAACAACCTAGAGACATCTGAAAATGAAATACATGATCTCAAGAGAAACATCAGGATGAAAAAACAAGAGCTGAACACAGTACATGTACTGTCCAGGAAACTGCGGTCAGTCTTGTCAACAAGACAAGAAGACAATCCTGATCACAGACAGGTGTTTTGCAGAGTAAATGCAGTTTTCCATGACATCATGGGCAAGCGGCATTGATTCACAGCTAAACATTAATGCACCACACACACGTCCATATACTGCACATAAACACATATGCACATGTCAGTGCAGTCAATCCGACGTGACGTGGCTCAACTTCATTGtgcaattaaacaaaaaaaaaaatcaggcctCAGGCCGCAGGATCTGTAAAAACCTCTGAAGTCTCCCTGTTATTAGAGGAACTTAAAATGATTCCAGCATGCTGGGATATAGGCCATCACACACAAAACCAACAGCTCTGGTCCGCAACATCACCAGAGAGACCTACAGAACACCTCAGCGCTTGTTCTATGTAcccaaatcaagatattttctTCCTGCTGAGgcagaaaagaaaataattctGAAGTGCACCACTGTATCTAATGGAgattatattttgcatttaatgatAACATTTTATCAAATGAAAACGTAGCTATGAACGTCGAGAGTGGTCGAGCAGAAGGAAAAGGAGTGTAGATTTGCTCTATCATTGCCAGGTAAGAGTGAAACTGAGACTCTGAAACAGCCTGTCAGAAGAGGTCAATGGAAACGGCCACATTTATACTTCAAACTTATGAGCAGAAATGCAGGATTGGAGCTCTCTGTCTGGATGGGTTCCAGTGAAAAGTTTCCAGCCTGGTCGTTAAACACAAAACATTAGAATGGTGCAGACAGACAGCTGCCTGCGGAGGTGGActgaacagacagacagaacgacaggcagacaggcaggGCGGCTGGGCGGATGGGAAGTGATTAGTGGCTGAGAGTCTGGACGTGATCCTTCCTTTGGCTGAACCGGATGCCTTCAACAACCACCTGCCAGGTGGAGTGCGAGCACACACAACAGACTTCGAGCTTTAAAAAGATATATGTGGTTAGAAGAACGTATGTCAAAATACTGTTAAAAGAAGCTTGTTGGCATGAATAGTGAGAaaccaacagaaaaaaaaaaaaccttaaatgttgtttttttgttgtctgTTAGTTTTGAGGTGTTAGTGtacaaaattcactttaaacATATATGCATTTCAAATTTAAAGTCTTTCCCTTCTGGCAAAATGGAACAAAAATATTGACGATTTATCTTGGATGAATGCAGTCTCTAATAAAATGCCCTCCAGAATAAGAATGAGAAAGTAAAACCTACTTCTCATTGGAAATTATACATAGACTGCAAATTCTCAATATGAGACAAGTTAAACAATTACctagttctggcatgaaactctagatggcgcaggctgataggtctTCAACCCATTTGGTAGTGATCACATCATTAACTACatagcacagctgattggttgctgtTGCATCAGTGGCCAATGAGCTGTGgctcaacattcaaacaaaTACCGGTTTCAGAAACCCtacaccttccccagctccacctgtatagatccgCTATGGGGTTAATTCATATATGTTAcatatgcagcagcagcagcagcagcatagcagatctattccgccaagaccaaatacattaacattgccatatccattaccatgccaatctCCCAAGAGTCATCATGACAGAATTATGATTATGAAAAAAACAATCCCGTGGCAATTAAAAGTGAGGAAGATCTGCTGTGACGACCCCCAAAGGGAGTAGCTAAAAGTGAAAgagaattaatttatttattttctcatttaaaaGTTGCCAAATACATATGAGAATAAtaagcaaataaacaaacaggTATGCACTGGGTGACCCCTAACAGGAGCAGCTGAAAGTGAgagagattttattttatttcgcattcatccattttccaaaccgctaTGTAGGGGTGCAGAAATGCTGGAGCCTATCCCAGCATCTCGGGCTGTAGGCAGGGAAACATCCTGGACAGATGGTAAGTCCATCAaagtgcttttattttattttaatgtctttttaatagtcagtgtttaattatttttgttcaaaaataaacaataaaacatgttATCACCTGCTTTTGACTAGCAACAGCATCATTTCAGAGCTGTAACGTAACTAAAACTCTTCAGATCATTTAAAAAGCGATGCACTCTATGATATGTCTCACCCAAACTCTCTTTTTTTAGGAAATATGTCAACACAGGAAAGAAAACTGTGTTCATCAAGCCATTCATGGGGTCTGTAGGATCAATGGGATCAGATAATGCCGTGCCACTCAAGCTGAGTTTTTCCATGTTTGAGACTAAACTCCAGCTGGGCGAGAGGAACAAGGAGTCTCCGGTGGCTGGCTGTGTCCCTGCACCTTGGTTCTCTCTGTCCCAGGCCAGCCTGGCTGGGCCTTGGTTTCCCCTTCGTGTTCATACAAAGACCTCAGAACTGCTGGCCAAAAATAATACAGGCGTCCCTTAAATCCCTGCCAAGAGAGCCTGAGCtgacatgatttaaaaatacgTTTAGGAGGATAGCTGGGGCCGGACAGCTGGAgataattaaaaacacagacccTTTCAGATGTTTACACTGCAGGTCTAAAAAACACTGGTCCAAAGTACTAAAGCAGTATCAGGCCAACAAAGATATAAAAACTAGTGAGCTGCTTTGCTGTCTACTGCCTACATAGGCTGATGTCTTCTAAGGCAGCATCTTAACCTAGATGGAACCTAAAGATCGGAGTATGCTGCATTCTCCATATTCGGACTACGCGGTGTACCTTTTGTTTTGAGCTCTCAATTAGTCGCACATGCATTGTTGTTTATGCACCTGAGTCACAAAAAAATTGAACTGAAAACGGATGGTGTCCACGAACATCGGCAGACTGTGCTGATGACAAAAATAGTCATGTGGACTACCCGCAAGCAGCATCGGATTCGGCTTAAGAAGTGACTGATTTAGAATGCTCCCCATGGGAaacttgtttgtttctttttcgttcttcgctTATGGGTAAAAAGAATATCAAAATACCTGAACTGCAGTATACTGTTAGAGAACATCCCAAGAGTggtgtttagatgaatatggAAATATTTGCTGCGCGCTTTCCATGCCAAAGAAGGTGGAGCCTCAGAGCCACGCCAGCTTATTGCCACAGAACAATAGTAGTTCAAAGGAAGGCGTTTACCAGCTAGAACAATCTTTTCAGACGAACTTTTCTTGCTTTGGCAAGTTTTTTTGAACTTCTGAAACAAACTCCagacaaacttttatttttttttgtttaagatGACGTTACACCTAGGACTGCCCTCAACTAATAATTTTTCTAGTTGACTAGAAGTCGTTCATTTAAGCGTTTAGTCAACTAATTGCGCGTTTATATTAATAACCATATAAATCATAAGAATGAGCCTTTAATCATCATGGCCTAACAttataaaaatttatttatttatttatatagttttcGGGTGCAGAGATTAAGTCAACGATGCTGACTCGTCATCTCCGCAGTAGTGGACGCACCTATATGCACGTTTCATACGGATTACATAatctgagaatatttgttttagaTTTGAATCAGTTACTTTAAAAGTAGATATCTCAAGCTTTCCATAGATATATTTCTTATGTCCATGAGGCAAGTATATGCTaagttttggtttatttttgtgACACGCTCAAGTTCACTTGAGACTGAGACAGCAGAAAGCGCATCCAGTTagtttatattattttacaaaaaaacacaacattttatttttattgtgagtttacagaaccatttcgaaacttgaattattcttatctgtatgaccaaaaatgacggagtattttaagttaaatgcaagtgatcgcaccggcgcctccatgtcatgcagtaagcgtgctctccacacaaacacttggaAATGTGTTTCaagtgataagccatatttgaggttgaTGAATGATAGGTGAATGTTTAGATTTCCTGTCATTAACAATATGTCCGTCACACAGACTGCGTGATTTCTTGTGGAGTTCTTTTTTCCTGCGACTAACCGGCTAATACCAATTTTGGTCAACTAAGCCTCTTCTCATCGACTAACTgttagtcgactattagggggcagccctaggTACACCA contains these protein-coding regions:
- the spred2b gene encoding sprouty-related, EVH1 domain-containing protein 2; translation: MIEETHPNDDSYIVRVKAVVMTRDDSSGGWLAQEGGGLSRVGVCKVMPAELTGHSDFLIHGERLKDKQVILECFVRKDLIYTKATPTFHHWKVENKKCGLTFQSPADARAFDRGVRKALEDITEGSTTSSSTLQNEAELGDDDVFTTATDSSSNSSQKKEHTTQLVATSTFYEPHPRRCILQYRPPERYSLDQKFSRNPFPFEDEEIVRINPRERWLITGYEDYRYASVPDKFIQPEDSDSYVHIAKNEPLKHDYNYPYVPSSDFSQCDLKSHCGGGGEVVATQPRVFKLKGKRRKEDGERSRCVYCRDMFNHEENRRGQCHDAPDPIRTCIHRVSFMWCADSMLYHCMSDPEGDYSDPCSCDTSEERFCLRWTALLGLSVLAPCLCCYPPLHVCHRCGVACGCCGGKHKAVG